The Malus domestica chromosome 08, GDT2T_hap1 genomic interval aATATTAGAAGACAATTTCTTAAAGGTTGAAATTTGAAGGAGATTTGCTAGGAGTGGTTATATATGATTGTACTTTTGATTGTCGGGGTTTAGGTACTATGTCCCCCCGTTGTATATTTTCTCAGGTAATATAATTTGGGCGTGAGGGCCTAGCCCCCAGCTTCGACTGGGTTCCAGCCctcgttaaatatttttttttaatatatgtttttGTATTAAAAAGGGCACATTTTGAACTTTCGCACTGGGCACCCAAAAACTCAGGACCGGCCCTGGGTCTACGAGATGCTGTTCCAGAGAATCACCGCCAGCCACTTGCAAAACCCCATGCCTTTACCTCCCGTCAACGATCTCACTTGCATTGTCACTGGATCCACCTGCGGCATCGGCTGCGAAATCGCCAGGTCTCCTACTTCTCCTTCCTTCACATCTTCAAACATTGACGAATTCATTTTTCTTGTTAGCttgtttattttagtatatataaatcAACTCGATTTGCAAGATTGCATTGGGATTTGGGGCTTCGCCACTCTGTTTGGTTACTGAGAAATTTTAATACCCTGGTGCCCATTGCTCAACTTCATTTCTCAAGTTTGAATTAGATTTGCTTGAACATGAAAACTGAACAGGCAGTTAGCGGAATCAGGGGCGCATATTGTAATGGCGGTGAGGAATACAAAAGCGGCTAATGAGCTGATCCAGAAGTGGCAGAATGAATGGTCTGGAATGGGACTTCCTCTCAATACTGAGGTATCTTATTAACACCCCAAGGGCCACCGCCAATTATCCACCTTTGATTTCATTAATTGTATACAAATAAATCaattttggattaaatttgCTAATGGAGTACACCCACATGGGTTTAAATCCGAGTTTTTAGCACATGGGCTATCTTCCGAATACATTATGACTACATGGATTATTTATCCGATTTGGCCAAAAAATTATATAcactatcataatttaattttataaacattttaacctaaaaatatttaaatttcgataaatattgaaaaatcactaaatttggTGAATTTTCTGGTCTAAATCATGGGAGGAATTTgacttttgtttgatttttagcTTTTAACCCACACATTTAGCATGAATTGAGTTGGGTTTggagaaaataaaacttaaaaaataatatttagcCCAGGTTGGGTTTGGTCTAAGACTCGTATTTATTGAAGAAACCGTAGACTAATCTGAAAGACTATTTAAGGTACACCCAGAAGACTAGGCCACcgcaaatcaaagaaaaagataaagagGACTCTTACCTGAAAAGGTTCGATCATTCGaccgaataaaaaaaaagttatcttCAATTAGTCATGGAAAGCCTACCAAAAAATGAGGTCATGACCGAGGAGTTGTCTGTCCAACTAGTAACCGATGATAAGCAAGAGCAACGCATGGAGATGGAGGATCAGGGTGAGGGTGAGGGTGAGGGTGAGGGTGAGGATGAGAGGATGAGTGTGAGGTGGTGGATGAGGATGATGTTGGGGATGGATGAGGATAAGAGTGAAGGTGAAGGTGGAGGTAGTGAACGGATCAGCCTTTTCGACAGGTCTCAAGACAAAATCATGAATAGTGATCAGGGTGAGGGTGAGGGTGAGGGTGAGGGTGAGGGTGAGGgtgaggatgaggatgagagGATGAATGTGAGGTGGTGGATGAGGATGATGTTGGGGATGGATGCGGATGAGAGTGAAGGTGAAGGTAGTGAACGGATCAGCCTTTTCGACAGGTCTCAAAACGAAATCATGAATAGTGATCAGGGTGTGGGTGAGGATGAGGGTGACGGTGAGGGTGAGGGTGAGGGTGAAGGTAGTGAACGGATCAGCCTTTTCGACAGGCCTCAAAACGAAATCATGAATAGTGATCAGGGTGAGGATGAGGGTGAGGGTGAGGGTGAGGGTGAGGGTGAGGGTGAAGGTAGTGAACGGATCAGCCTTTTCGACAGGTCTCAAAACGAAATTATGAAGCTCATTTTTGCAGTTAATTACCGTGTTCCTGATGAGGGCCATGCCAGCTTTGATGTTCATGCTATTTTCTCGACTAGTCAGAAAATCATTAAGGATTCGGCGGCCAAGATCATTCACAGTATTATTGAGCAGGTATTTATACTGCTGCTTCTTTCTATCTACTCTTCTTAATAACCTTAAGCAATAGTGCTCAtttagttttttagttttttagtttttttattttttttaatagtgaTACTCGGGAAGTGGGTACTCAACAACTTTAAACTgttggtgttttttttcttctttttatattttttccttCCCGTTCTGACTGTCATGTTATGAGAAATACACCGTCGACAAACTTTTAATTGAAAACTTGACTCGATTTATTGATCAGTGGTAACCCAAAAATAGCCAAAATGTTACATCAATCTAGGATTGCTtgatttgtggaaaaaaaaaaattcagattaaATGTTTAAAATGTCTGAGTTTTTAAGTATTAATTAGATATTAGTTGAAACACCCAAAGATGATTACGACTTTTGCTTGTCTTGTCGCAGGGCAGCGGATTTAATGATGTTGAAAAACCCAAGGCCAGCTCCAGCTTGTGCACTCTCATTAACTCCTTTGGCTGCAAGGTCATCATATTAACTGAATACTATTTTCCTTTTGTTCTTAATTTGGTAATCCTTTTAGTAATTACTGGTGaaaataaaaatgttgtttagtttttgtttaaGAAGTTATATTGtcattgtcaaaaaaaaaaaaaatttttgggACAAATGTCAAATATCTTTGATTGAAGTTTGATGTTAAATTAATTAGATTTGTTTAGTTTATTTTTTAGCACTTTTAATCGTAGCTTCATTGATTCCAATGAAAAAGTGTTTTATCCAAAGACGAAAATCCTATTGTCCCGTTCCATGTTAACAACACTATGATGCAATTTCAGATGTCGTGTAAGAGTCCAGGTGATGAAACTGCCTTTGAATCACGTACGGAAGAAATACTTACAAGACTATCAAGTTATCCATGTGAAGTACAGGTAGTATTGGCCCTGGCGGTTTTTGCTTTGGAATATGAAGAATGTTCCAGCCAACTTTCCAAGAAATCGACAACGCTGAAACGCCAAGATGCAGTAGTTGAGCTTAACAATCTGGTCAACCAAGCGTTACAAGTGATTGAGCACATCCTTGAGTTGGAGAAACTAATTTCTGGTGATCGAGACAGTGAACCAAAATTGGCGAGGGTAGTTATGGATACCCCATTTAATGCCTACTGGTCAATCATAACTCTTGTAGCTTGCGCAACTGAGCTCTCTCTTCTTACCGGTGATGAGTAAGTTCTTGTACTAATTTTTCTATTAAGATTtgattaaacaaaacaaaaacaattcttCTTGCCAACTACGTATACGggttttatatgtatatatgtgtgtgtgtgtgtatatatatatataaaataactaaaaggGTTCTTTTGTTAAAATCTATATTTGACAGTGTTTTTGTGATGTAATTTCTAAGAACAAGGAATGAAGAACAACACAGAGAATTTCAGAGAGAATTGCAGGAGCCAATCGTAGCGGCACTGCAAGATATTTTCATTGATTCAAACATTGTTTGTTTGTACAATCttatctcttcttcttcactaCAAAACAAAGCAATTCAAGCCcttcaattaggaaactaaTATGGTGCATACAATTGTCCTATGAGACTAAGTCCACACCTTACCACCGACATAAATTAAAACTAGcagttggaattcaaatttaaaACTGGCAGATTTCTTGCAATCCAAACTTTTGGGGACATCAAGTCAAATTTGCTATAATCCAAATTTAAAACTGGCCGATTTCAAACATCTTGAAGGTTTGGCATATTCTAAATTTGCTATTTATATCTGACTATCATTTAATTCCTCTTAAATTATTTCAGGGACATTGAGTTATATGATCTATCCcatttttctcaaaaaatgggCTTCATCCTCAACAAGCTTGAGGGACAGCTTGCAGTCTGCCAACAAGAAAAAGGTCGGTTGTGGATGCATGATATGACTCCCGAGGAACAATATATATTGCATTTGCCATTAGTCCAATATTGTTGaatctatttttgttttctacttAATGCAGAGGAGGCAAAGGCCAAGGAAAAGTTTTGGGAACTTATACGCACTGCCCCTCCTGAAATTACCGAGGTTTTCCAAAGGCTGGTTCTTTTCGAGCATAAAGCGTATCCGCAGCCTCCCATCATCAGTGTTGATCCCACTAACAAGAAGGTTTGGTCCCCTAGCACATTGATTTTGTTCATATCTGTATTACTACTCAGCAACTTATTTAATTGTagttatcttcttctttttttgggtAATCTTGGAGAACACCGAAAAACACAAAACCATCTGAGAAGTACAAACTACGCGGTTTTTACCAAACCCCAAAATATCACCAATCCAAACATGAGGTTCTTCACGAAAACAAAAACCCAGATCAAAGTTGTAGCTCCGATTGGCTAAACAGTCTGCAACAAAATTCTTCTCTCTGTAAATATGCAGTTTCCAGCACCACCGTTCAAATCTCGTCTGAGACTCCAACAAACACGCAAATCTCATACCAAAAACACATGTTCAACCTTGCAGCTCCAACACCGATTTCTACCTTCTCATCTTTCTTCACGGTCTCCCCTCTCCCTATGGTTTCTCACTACCCAGTACCCGTTTCTTTAATTTTGCATCAGAAATTAAGGAAAGATAAATcgtatttattaaataaaaaaacgatACATccaaatgaaaatttaaatCGCGCTGGACTCCAACTCCTAAGAACCGATTTGAGTAACCCGGCGATTGAATCGAAAATACGAACAATCATATTTATCTTTCCGCCGTCAAGCTCCGCACCAGAAAGACATCGTTTCCTCCATATGATCCAAAAGAGAGACCATACGACGGAAACTACGGAGATGAGGAAAAACTTAATTTATCTGTCTGTGTACTCTTCCCACAAAATCTGATGGAAGCAACGAGCGAAGCAGAGCTGAAACGACGGAATTGAAAGACGTTCATGAAGTTGAAGTTATCAGATGCAGTGACAGTGCGAGACGGAGTCGGTATTTTTTTGGTTACGTCTTTATTGAAAGTACACAAAACACCTTCGATTAATGGGTATGGTAACGGGGGTTGATTCAAAATGATCAGTTATTCAACTGGTCCATTAGTTAACAACCTGACCCGTTAAGCATTTATCAAAACATTTATCTTAACGGATGAGCTGGATTGGGTTAACAGGTTGGATCTTAAATGCCACGTCTATCTAGGACATTGATTTTTTCATATATGTAATACTACTCAGAAACTTATTTAATTGTAGTTATCTTCTTTTATCTATTTTTTACGTACAGGTTTTTAACATCAATGTGCTAGAGGGGAAGCGGGTGTTATTTTACATTTCAAGCCTGGACAATGTTTCTGATCAAGATATTTCATGCCTCAAAGAAGTGTATGAGAGAATCGAAAAGCATAACAAGTGTGTGATTGTGTGGATCCCTGTTGTTGAGGACTGGACTGAAGGAGGAGAAGAGCAGTTTAAGGAATGGAGGTCTAAGATGCCATGGTACGCGGTGCAATATTTTTCGCCCCCAGCCATTGGGTACCTTGAGCAGCGGTGGAACTTCAAAGGTAACCCTATGGTGGTGGTGATGAACCAGAAAGGAAGGGTGGTACTAACCGGCAACATAATCAACTTGATTCGGATGCAAGCAACGGAGGCAATCACAACTCGGCATTCATTTTGTATGTTACTGTACTAAAACCCTCATACCAATTACTATACCAAATTTTTGGTATGGCAAAATTAGTTTCCATTACCATACCAATCACTTAAAACGAACATAAATATGTGGGTTACTAGTGGACCATTTAATTCAATAGGAAGACCACATAAAATTACGTTGGCAATGCTAAATCTAATGATTTTGTTTCtcctttttataattattttaaccAGGTACGAACCATGCCAggtatggaacgactgctgcaGCTGTAGAGGTGTTGAAGAGTTTAACTTGTCCTCAGCAATCCACTAATACTGATGCGACACCTGTCCTTCTTAATGGTTCTAACGAGCAGGTTTGCTCTCATTCTATATTAATAGTCTAGCTACGATTTGGCgttaaaaattatcaaattatcCAGCAGGTCGGTTTTGGCATTTAAAGAATCTCGTCACAATTTATTCATTAACTATGCTGGATTTTTCTTTCAAACAGGTTAATATCGACATTGAGCTGAAGTGGAAGGGTCTGTTTTTGTTACTCTCCGACGTAGGCATTGAAGATTGTTACACTTCATATCTCAAACCAGTGTATGAGGGAATAAGAAAATACCCATCGAATCGGATTGTCTGGGTTCCCGTTGTGGAGCAGTGGAaccaagacaaagaaaaacaacttGAGATGTCGAGGTTGAAGATGCCGTGGTACACATTGAAGTGGGTTTCAACCAAAGCAGCCATCGAGTACATGAAAAAGGAGTGGAAATACAAGGGTAAGCCTGCGGTGGTGGTGATGACCCGTGAAGGTatggtgaaaaataaaaatgcttTCCCCATGATTAAGGACCGTGGAATGGACGCCTTTCCTTTCTTTGAATGAGTTATATAATTACTACGGTGGCTCCATCGCATGCTGGTAAACTGTGCAGCTGcctattattcctaaaataaggAGCAGTTTTATTGTATCTACTATCTAGACCACCGTCCACCCGCATGATGTAACctgtgcttttttattttttattttttattttttatttttttcgctTGGATAATCAGAATCATTAGTTTGAAACGAATGTTTAGCTTTCATTCAATCGCTTTAATTACTTGGATAATATATGCATGAGACCACACGAACTTCTTGTTGATATTATTGTAATAATTGAttgatatataattatatatcatGCAGTGCAAACTGTGCGAGGTATCGATATATGAGTCATGTGGTGTATACGG includes:
- the LOC103421371 gene encoding uncharacterized protein isoform X2, producing the protein MESLPKNEVMTEELSVQLVTDDKQEQRMEMEDQGEGEGEGEGEDERMSVRWWMRMMLGMDEDKSEGEGGGSERISLFDRSQDKIMNSDQGEGEGEGEGEGEGEDEDERMNVRWWMRMMLGMDADESEGEGSERISLFDRSQNEIMKLIFAVNYRVPDEGHASFDVHAIFSTSQKIIKDSAAKIIHSIIEQGSGFNDVEKPKASSSLCTLINSFGCKMSCKSPGDETAFESRTEEILTRLSSYPCEVQVVLALAVFALEYEECSSQLSKKSTTLKRQDAVVELNNLVNQALQVIEHILELEKLISGDRDSEPKLARVVMDTPFNAYWSIITLVACATELSLLTGDEDIELYDLSHFSQKMGFILNKLEGQLAVCQQEKEEAKAKEKFWELIRTAPPEITEVFQRLVLFEHKAYPQPPIISVDPTNKKVFNINVLEGKRVLFYISSLDNVSDQDISCLKEVYERIEKHNKCVIVWIPVVEDWTEGGEEQFKEWRSKMPWYAVQYFSPPAIGYLEQRWNFKGNPMVVVMNQKGRVVLTGNIINLIRMQATEAITTRHSFCTNHARYGTTAAAVEVLKSLTCPQQSTNTDATPVLLNGSNEQVNIDIELKWKGLFLLLSDVGIEDCYTSYLKPVYEGIRKYPSNRIVWVPVVEQWNQDKEKQLEMSRLKMPWYTLKWVSTKAAIEYMKKEWKYKGKPAVVVMTREGMVKNKNAFPMIKDRGMDAFPFFE
- the LOC103421371 gene encoding uncharacterized protein isoform X1 — protein: MESLPKNEVMTEELSVQLVTDDKQEQRMEMEDQGEGEGEGEGEDERMSVRWWMRMMLGMDEDKSEGEGGGSERISLFDRSQDKIMNSDQGEGEGEGEGEGEGEDEDERMNVRWWMRMMLGMDADESEGEGSERISLFDRSQNEIMNSDQGVGEDEGDGEGEGEGEGSERISLFDRPQNEIMNSDQGEDEGEGEGEGEGEGEGSERISLFDRSQNEIMKLIFAVNYRVPDEGHASFDVHAIFSTSQKIIKDSAAKIIHSIIEQGSGFNDVEKPKASSSLCTLINSFGCKMSCKSPGDETAFESRTEEILTRLSSYPCEVQVVLALAVFALEYEECSSQLSKKSTTLKRQDAVVELNNLVNQALQVIEHILELEKLISGDRDSEPKLARVVMDTPFNAYWSIITLVACATELSLLTGDEDIELYDLSHFSQKMGFILNKLEGQLAVCQQEKEEAKAKEKFWELIRTAPPEITEVFQRLVLFEHKAYPQPPIISVDPTNKKVFNINVLEGKRVLFYISSLDNVSDQDISCLKEVYERIEKHNKCVIVWIPVVEDWTEGGEEQFKEWRSKMPWYAVQYFSPPAIGYLEQRWNFKGNPMVVVMNQKGRVVLTGNIINLIRMQATEAITTRHSFCTNHARYGTTAAAVEVLKSLTCPQQSTNTDATPVLLNGSNEQVNIDIELKWKGLFLLLSDVGIEDCYTSYLKPVYEGIRKYPSNRIVWVPVVEQWNQDKEKQLEMSRLKMPWYTLKWVSTKAAIEYMKKEWKYKGKPAVVVMTREGMVKNKNAFPMIKDRGMDAFPFFE